AACAATTACATATAAATACTTTTTCCAAATCTTGAGTATATCAATTATGTCAATGTAATGTATCTATTGTATCGCTGTGATTATGCCCATATGAAATCAACTGGACTCTGTCGTTAAATGAGTTTATACAGTAAGACATATGATGTGATTAGAAAGTGTTTATGGAAAAATCTGCTCAACTTGGATTACCTCGCAATATATGCCACATAGTGCGATTTTACCAACAGTTTTTTATGGTAAAGATTTTTCACATTAAACAACTGCCATCTAAGACTAATGTTATGGGGAACCCCGTGAATTACCTTGAAATGGCGAAGGGTACAAAAATCTTCTTGTGCCCAATTATCCCCCGTGGGATTCTAGGAGTGATACCGTCGTTATAACCACATTCTCGTATATGAATATTTACAGCTTACCGATGAAGTGTTACTAATTACTCAGACTTgaatatcattttcatttttgcagTGGACAGAAAGAAAGGAATATTTTGTCGTCTATCGAGCGATTATGTTTCTATATTGTTTGATTTGGGCAATTTATGACACCAACTTTTGCGTTAGTTCATATTCTGGGTACTATATTACCCATCTTTCGAGCTGGGGAGAGTGGACCCTCGTTGTTCACTTCGGATTGGCATTAGCCGTCTCGATGTTTGGACTAATTCAAGATTccgatttttgttttaaaaacaacCTCGAACGAACAATCTGTTGTGGTAATGGGAACACTTGTCAAATAAGTGAGTTGAAATCAAAAACCACTATTTTATTTCAACCTAATAAAGTTTAGAAAcacaaataacaaaatgattatCTTTATTCCAGATGATATTAAATGGTTCCACAATTTATGCTGGGTGGTAATGACAGCAGCGTCCGGAGTTTCTTATATTGTGACCATATCATATTGGTGCTTCTCCGATAACAGGATGTATTCAATCGCCGTGAATACTCACCAACATATCATGAATTCTGTGTTGATGACAATGGATCACCTACTAAGCAGAGTGCCTACTCGATATCTTCATTTTGTTTATGTTTCTTTGTATGGGGCAGTGTATACTTTGTTTACCGTGATACTACACCTAATTGGCATTCGACCTATGAAATACTCAGGCACACTAGACTGGACAAAGAGTCCTGAAATTTCAATAGTAGTTTCATTAGGTTTAGTCACGGTAGGGGCTTGCGTGATTCACTTTATCACCTTTACCATTTTTAAACTAAGAGATTTGACTCATTATAGACTTCGCACGTCTCAGACTAAGAGTGCGTTATTTAGCGACACGTCTAGCCATTCGAATAAAGATATTAATGCTAACGAAAGATCACGAATTTTGCAATAATTGCCAAACAAACCCCGATCTATCAACAATGTAGTATAATTTGGTTTAGTTTACCCatcaaaatgataatttaaaaGGACCTCcaaaagtatgcgcaccaagatggcgcacaacctgaacttagtatgtgtgtacccgaccggttaggattcgggatgtgcgcatacttctggagcaccatttaaaattaataattattacaTTTGTTGTGCATTTACGTTATAGCTTGTTGTTTTCACACTGACTAGATTtgtgattatgatgtcataattgctCGTTGGttttaccgtaaatatatacgtTGCGCGCGCTTATTGTATTTTGGAGTATACGATACCACATTTTGCTGTATAATGaactgtaatatatatatttgtttattagttATATGGCAATACGCAAGACATCACAGCCTTGGCTTGAAGGATGAAGTTTTAAAATTTGCAAGAAATTACGTCTTATAATAATCTTTAAGATATTCGGTGGAATTGTACTAATGTAATGATGCAATAttaatgttgaaaatatttcctttttttaaaaattatttcaatagctcgaaaataaataaagcaaatgCCTAGACAAGGGAGCACATATCAAATATATGTTAGCCGTAGCGTAAAGAACCATGCACAACCAATTGAATGTTGGGCAAAAGAGCAATTCTGAAATGTTTTTGTATGGAGGTGAATTTGAACGTGTGtccaagaaatataaaaacattgaaatatacCCAAGGTAAAAATATCGGGCCCTGTAGGACTCAGAGTGATTCGAAAAGAAGTACTAGTCTTCTAGCGACTTCGTACAtctttaaatattgaaaatagaatGGTTCATAAATTGCaaagaaaagtgattttttttctcaacaacTACAATAAACTCAAAGCCTCCAACAATAAACGCAAAACAGATAAAATGAGGATGACCTAAAAAACGAGTTGAATTTCTAGCGCAGTCTGAAGTTCTAACCCTGACTGGATAATTagtaattttcttattttgagcgttggcTGGGGTTTTGTACACAAGATAGATAGATACACAAGAtatcattaaaataataaacaaacacatttttgttttgcatgtACTTTAGACACTTGATTTAACTGAGAGAGACCATGCCTCgaaaagttcattttgacaatGCTGGGATGCGAATCGGGGCCGTGTAATAGCTTGTATATTCTTGTACAGGAAGGCTTAGATATAGCATGACACGGCCATACCTCTTTTAAACAAAGGTGATACTTTCGATCATAGATTTACGCCTTTGTTGGCAATAACAAATACAACAGTTAGTGAACCTATTCTATGCACGACACATCCAATGATATGTACACTGTGTACTGCCAATATAAATGTGCGATCAAAAAAAACATGCACATTATTAGCAGTTGTCACTGGCTTCACTTCTAGGCAGGCGTACATCTTGTTACTGAACATGATGTTTCACTTAGTAATACtgaattttattgttgttaCTGGCACAGTAGGGCTTGATCCAAAATGCTCAAGTGAATGGGACACAACCAACTCGTTCCTCAACATCGCTTTGGACTGGAGCAGTAACGTCGCACAAAGTGACAGCGACAAGACAAATATGGAATCAGACAATAATAAGATTCTCCAAGCGTCATCTAGTCCTACGTGTTCTGCTCATATGGATGAGAAATCATCACTAGTCACCATGACTTTAGATTGGGAAAGTCCAGATAATGCTATGATTGACGAAGATACATTGTCAGTAAATTTCGATTCGCAAATTAAGGAAATTGAAAACCGTTTAAATCATGTTGAGCAGGGTTGGTTGGTAATTGACAAAAGACGTTTTTGGTTTGGTGCACATGAAATGACTTGGCAAGCGGCATATTATGAATGTATGTATAAAGGTGGAAGACTCCTCTCGAAGGGAATGCGTGATCACGAGGAAAAGGGCGAAATTATATCCATAGTTCAACTTAAGAATGCAGTTTATTGGATTGGGCTGAATGATATTAAAAACGAAGGCACATGGATATGGTCAGATGGGACGTACGCTAGTTCCGACGAAATACCCAGACGCAGTAAACGGAAGTTAATACGAGAAGATTGTGCAACTTTATTTTGGCAGCGtgaaaacaaaaagaaactgcGGGGTGCAGTTGAAGATCAAATATGCTCAAATAAATTTCGAGTCATATGCGAAAAAGATTCATTATAATTCAGTTCCAAGTCTTTCATCAATAATCACAAAATATTTCCACACGATCTCACTATTCTATATcgatttcaaataaaatattaataccTCAGGGGAGTGGAAAACATACAAGATATATTAAAGTAGAgcttattatatatttattattaatatcacTTATATTCATCATTATTTAATTATATGATGTTTATTCAGAATGCATAAAGTTTTCACCCTTTTCGTCTGGGATCCGATTGTCTGGAACTAGTTTTGACATTTATAATACCACGCATATATGAAACTTTCGCCAGAAAACTTCGAAAAAATTTGTTGAACTTCACCCCAGTATCTAATCTATACAAGGCAAAAATTGGTGCAGCTCAAACGCCATTTAGCTACGACCAGTGTTTGCTGTACCAATCTAACATGAGTGTGATTGAACCCAAATTTCCGAATTAGTTCAGAACGAGATATACCGCTACAAATTAGTTGGTGTCATTTTTAGAATATACCCCAAGTTGAAATGACCACTCTTCTGTGAATTTTTAGTTGCATTCATGTCCTAAAAACAACTCACGGGATGTATAGAGTACACGTTTGCGTAGATGGTTCACATACCTTTTCTGGGCATCTATTTAGATTGGACACCATATAATCAGCTATTTTGCTTACCGCAAAAACTCTTAGCGAATTATATGAATACGAATAAGGCAGctatatttataattaattatCCAGGTTcttattcaaattaaatatgcGTACCCGACTGTAAAGAAATGTGCTTTCGCACGTATACTATGGCCATAGGAATTTTACATTTATGAGATATATTGTCATATTCCGTAAGGTGCATTGGTTTCATTCTGGATGGATGATCTGGACAGATTAGCGTGAAGCTGAACATCCCGCATCAACATGATTTAAACAAATAGGTAGCGTGTAGTGACGGTAGACGCTCATAGTCTTTAATCGCGGCTACTAGTGAACATGACTGGGTGCGCAATAGCAGTGTTTTTTAACTGTCTACATCGCCGGGTGGGTAAGATATAAATGTACGCATCAAACTACTGAAACGGATGGAATAGACAAAAACATGACTTGCACCTAGGCCCAATAATGCAATATTTTGATACGCAAAAGGAATTTCGCTTCACAGGGGTGTTCGAACGAGAATATGTTAGTTTGACTAAAATACACGTTTACGCTTGTTTCACAAAAGTTTTTagggataaattcgttatttcaggtaaaattcattaaaaagacTTGAAATTGCTAATTTCTCCAAATTCATGAATTGGATCGATATAGTTCCCGTTGTAATTAGACAAACAGATGACAACCAAAAATTTAATTAGATCGATGACATATGGTAGTTAGTATTCCAAACCCGAATCGATATCACCATACGCACATACGTATAAAAAGGTTTCAGTTGGATATTTGGGGGTAAGGTATTGAAGAAGGAATGTATTGAGAGGTCTTGTAAGTGTCGTCTCGTTTCTCGATGTCGTCATGTCTTAACAATTTTCTGTATTCT
The sequence above is a segment of the Styela clava chromosome 7, kaStyClav1.hap1.2, whole genome shotgun sequence genome. Coding sequences within it:
- the LOC120328390 gene encoding protein rolling stone-like: MYSDYSTYDSCRVEVCLCNMATAVTYEFQCKHFGFTDVTPKHFYESQWTERKEYFVVYRAIMFLYCLIWAIYDTNFCVSSYSGYYITHLSSWGEWTLVVHFGLALAVSMFGLIQDSDFCFKNNLERTICCGNGNTCQINDIKWFHNLCWVVMTAASGVSYIVTISYWCFSDNRMYSIAVNTHQHIMNSVLMTMDHLLSRVPTRYLHFVYVSLYGAVYTLFTVILHLIGIRPMKYSGTLDWTKSPEISIVVSLGLVTVGACVIHFITFTIFKLRDLTHYRLRTSQTKSALFSDTSSHSNKDINANERSRILQ
- the LOC120327977 gene encoding rheacalcin-2-like, which gives rise to MESDNNKILQASSSPTCSAHMDEKSSLVTMTLDWESPDNAMIDEDTLSVNFDSQIKEIENRLNHVEQGWLVIDKRRFWFGAHEMTWQAAYYECMYKGGRLLSKGMRDHEEKGEIISIVQLKNAVYWIGLNDIKNEGTWIWSDGTYASSDEIPRRSKRKLIREDCATLFWQRENKKKLRGAVEDQICSNKFRVICEKDSL